One Arachis duranensis cultivar V14167 unplaced genomic scaffold, aradu.V14167.gnm2.J7QH unplaced_Scaffold_95603, whole genome shotgun sequence genomic window, CTAAGGATGCAGCTGCAACTAAGAGCCTTGCTTTTGATGGATGCTTCATATCATTGTACACCGTTGAATTGGATAGAACTAACTTAACCCTTTCCGATCAAGTCAAGAAAGATGTTCCTTCTTCCTGGAACCCTGCAGCTCTTGCCTCGTAAGTATTCTTCAGAAACAGAAACACAAACATGAAGCTTGTTCAATCAATTTAACACAGCATATGCTTGTGTTGTTCATCAGGTTCATTGACAAGTATGGCACCCATGTGATTGTTGGCGTCAAGATGGGAGGTAAAGATGTGGTCCACATCAAGCAGTCAAAGAATTCAGATCTTCCACCCGCTGAACTGCAGAAACTACTAAAACAACTAGCTGATGAGAGGTTTTCAGAGGATTCAAATCCATCTTCCAATGCCAATCCTGCTCAAATATCAGGAAAACTAAAGGCAAATATCAACCACCATATACACCTTCCGTTTCATGgtagaaaaaagaaagtgaCCTCTAACATAATTCAACCATGTTTACTTTCAGGATGATCATGCCAAGCTGTGGAGGCAGAACCATTTTCCTCCTGCTGGAAGACCAGTTGTAAAAAGCCACTCCAAGAATGATGTTAGTATTTCTACGAATCTATctctatctttttattttgcaagaAAGTTGCAATTCCCATAACAAATTCTTTTGCAGGAAATCATGAGTGTTTCGGTCCGCAGGGGAGGCATTGATATTCGTCAGCCTTATAACCAGTGGCTTCAAACCATACTACAATCCCCCAATGTCATATCAATGTCTTTTGTTCCTATTACTTCCTTACTCAACTCTGTTCCAGGCAATGGATTCTTGAGTCACGCCGTTAATTTGTATCTTAGATGTGAGCAAACATTTCTGAATTACTTTTGGCACAAATATAGAATgagtaatataatataatataatatctcTAGTACATGTTTTTCTGAAAGTTTTATGTATCAAATAGATAAACCTGCCATAGAGGATCTCCATCATTTTCTGGAATTTCAGTTGCCACGGCAATGGGCACCAATGTATGGAGATCTGCCTCTTGGATATGGCCACAAGCATAAGAAAAACATGTCTCCATCACTTCAGTTCAGTCTCATGGGACCCAAGCTTTATGTTAACACTGTCAAGgtaatttcattaaatttaagCAAGAAGCATATTATGTATCCAACTTAGAAAATTCCCCCAATTTTCTTTCTAGCAAGTTGAGTGACATTCATTATGCAGGTTGATTCCGGGAACCGTCCTGTAACAGGGATTCGTTTGTACTTAGAAAGCAAAAAGAATGATCACTTGGCAATCCATCTTCAGCATCTTGCAGAGATTCCTGGTTTCCTTGAAATCTCAGAAGACAACGGCTATGAACCCATCGATGAACCGGTCGAACGAGGCTACTACGAACCGGTAAAATGGAGCATGTTTTCTCATGTGTACACAGCACCTGTTCAGTACAACAGCTCCAGAATAGACGAGTCCACAGCCATAGTAACAAAGGCATGGTTTGAGGTGAAGCTTGTGGGAATGAAGAAGGTTCTGTTCCTAAGGCTTGGATTCTCAACCGTGGCATCGGCCAAAATCCGGAGATCAGAATGGGATGGACCTTCTACAATGTCTAGAAAATCAGGATTCTTCTCTGCCTTGATGAGCACAAAGCTGAGCAAAGAGTTGAAATCGTCGCCGGAGAAGGCGAACAAGGTGGAGATAAACTCAGCAATCTATCAAGGTGGTCCTCCAGTGCCAACAAGGGCTCCAAGAATGCTCAGCTTTGTAGACACAAAAGAAATGGTTAGGGGCCCAGAGGATACACCTGGATATTGGGTTGTCACAGGCGCAAAGTTGTGTGTGGATAATGGCAGAATCTCAATCAAAGCCAAGTATTCTTTGTTGACAGTTATACCAGAAGAAGCTATAGAGTAAGTAGCATTCGGGATTATAATATAGGATTACAATGTATGATTTAATATTATAGTCTGCTGTAAATACGTAACTTATTTTGTATGATTCATTCAAAAATGAGTGTCATCTGATGCAAAGTGAGCTAGATTTGTTTTGGCATAACTGccatcaataataaaaaaagtatctGAATTTCGAAACACACAAAATCGTGTCGTTTTTTCCTTTTCGCTGATCCTGATATCTAACTCTACAAGTGGGCAACAGAGACTTATGTTTGCATCTTGGTATATCAGCAAATGCAACATGACACATTTGGCGAGTTCTGTAGAAGTATATAATGATTGATATGGGGTGCGGATATGGTACTCAACAAAAATAAGTTGAATGAGCGTCACATGTTAAAGGAGGACTCTTGTATTTAGTCAAGGTTCAAAATCTGTTAAAGAAAGTTTGGATTTGTGTAAAATTTTACTGCTGCTTTGACAGAAAAATGGGTCCAAATAACACACGTAACCGTTTTAACGGTAAAAACCGAACCAAGAGAAACTGAGAAACTCCATGAGAAAGGTAATTGCTTTTAATTACAACTCaggtaaatataaataataaaagaaactgGGAAATTTTTCTACATGCAATCTGCTAGCACGcagacctttttttttttaaacaaattaagaAAGTAAAATATGTTTTAGAGGGAAATGCGGGAATCGATGGAGTaattaagaagaaaaagcaagagAAGAATTTCAAATCCCTCAActgataaaagaaagaaattattattattcacatGCACTACATACTTGATTACATCTCATATCACAATAATCTTGCTTTCTTACTTACCGCTACTACATGATTTAtatgttaggaaattatttaatttcctaacttatttgtgggcaatacatatatcaattataatcacaaatgatgttatttcaaattaaatgacttatataatgatgatctcatttattgttataaatgctaattgaataagtcattattacttttaatttggaattaaatgagaataaaaccggatattatcttttgttccttagataattatccttttggattttagatatattatcttttgggttttagatactattttatttgggcttaagggtttaatgggtgtcatgctcaaatataaatagacaCAGGGTCCCAATATACCAAAgccgcctttgttgctctttccccATCAAAAGAGTTACAATTCAGTCGCCTAGGGATACATAAGGCTTTGGTTGAGAAAGATCGAAAGAACCACAAGATCCAAACTCTTCCAATCAtaatttatgtttatgaattcaGGTACACTTTCgcattatgttatattttttggtGATTCAATATGGATGATCTGGATTATTGAAATTATGGCGTTAGTATGCCTTTAAATATTATTGGTTcgtatatacatacatataaattGGTTTGTATATGAAACGCTTCGATATATACAATATATTATTTGCGTTGAACCGATCGTGTTTTCGgccattcatatatatatgtataatatatatattattctttgATTGCATATATACATTCTTGCGTGCAGAGAGTGTAAAGCatgttctattttattttgtttataaaattgataatttcCTTTGAAATATCGATGAAGTActgttaaattatatttttttaaagatctgAAAAGACACCATTAAGATTTAAATCTTTTTgcgatttaaatattttttttaattgttacatGA contains:
- the LOC107480899 gene encoding MACPF domain-containing protein NSL1; this translates as MNQEIKLNMGLNRSIAGMDPQLAAEKAVSVIGQGYDLCSDIRFSACKSSTLIEIDHKHTRDMLFPVPGSILVHNVPSSIKCDKGERTRFHSDVLTFNQMSEHFNRQLSLSGKIPSGVFNAMFDMRRCWPKDAAATKSLAFDGCFISLYTVELDRTNLTLSDQVKKDVPSSWNPAALASFIDKYGTHVIVGVKMGGKDVVHIKQSKNSDLPPAELQKLLKQLADERFSEDSNPSSNANPAQISGKLKDDHAKLWRQNHFPPAGRPVVKSHSKNDEIMSVSVRRGGIDIRQPYNQWLQTILQSPNVISMSFVPITSLLNSVPGNGFLSHAVNLYLRYKPAIEDLHHFLEFQLPRQWAPMYGDLPLGYGHKHKKNMSPSLQFSLMGPKLYVNTVKVDSGNRPVTGIRLYLESKKNDHLAIHLQHLAEIPGFLEISEDNGYEPIDEPVERGYYEPVKWSMFSHVYTAPVQYNSSRIDESTAIVTKAWFEVKLVGMKKVLFLRLGFSTVASAKIRRSEWDGPSTMSRKSGFFSALMSTKLSKELKSSPEKANKVEINSAIYQGGPPVPTRAPRMLSFVDTKEMVRGPEDTPGYWVVTGAKLCVDNGRISIKAKYSLLTVIPEEAIE